A stretch of DNA from Methylosinus sp. LW4:
CAACGCGAAGGCGAATGATGCGCATGCGACCGGACGTCGCGTGCAGAAAGTGAACGGACATGCGTTCGATCGTGATCGTCGCGATGCGCGCGAAATCGATACGATTGTGCAGCCGTCACATCGGAGATTCGCCGCGCGCGCGGGATTCGCGCTATGTGTATCGGCTCTGGCGTCTCTCGCAGCGCTGGCGCAGAAGTTGCGGACCGGGCGTGGAGGGGCATGTTCAACGATCGGCTCGAGACATGATCATAGGCTCATTGCGGCGTCGCGATCTTTCGACCTGCAAGGGATTGCGGAGGCTTCGGATGTTTTGCGCCTCGGGCGCGCTCGTGCTTCCGCTGGCCCTTTTCGCGACGGCCACGCTCGCGGCGCCGGCCGCCGCCGCGATAGAGGTGGAGCGCGCCTGGTGCGCCACGCCGCCCAAAGGCGTGAAGATCGGCGCCTGCTATCTGGCCTTGCGCAACGAGGGCAAGACGGAGGACCGGCTGCTGGGCGTGGAGGCGGACGCCGCCGCTCGCGTCGAGATGCATGTGACCAAGATCGCCGATGGCGTCGGCCGCATGCGCCCGCTCGCCGAGGGCGTCGCCCTGCCGGCCGAATCGGTCGTCGATTTTCGCGAGAAGGGCTATCACCTCATGCTGGTCGATCTGCGCGGGCCGCTCGCGGAAGGCGAGACCGTGCGCGGCACGCTGCGATTCGAGCGCGCCGGCGAGCAGCCTGTGCTCTTCCATGTCGAGCGGCCCGGCGTCCCCTGATTTTGCCGCGGCGGCGGGTCGGGATGGTCGAATCGCCGGGCGCCTCTATTTCCACTCATGGTGAGGATCGCGGGGCGGCGCCCCGGCGCGGGCGCCGTTGAAGCGCCCGCTTCGGCGCGCCCCGGTCCCGCGCCGAACGAGGCCGCCGGTCTGCTCGAGAGCCGTCTGCATGAAAATTTATGAAAATCGAAATCCATGCCGCCCCGGCGCGTGGAGGAGGGGCTCCGCCCTTCGCTCACCGAGACGTAAATGGCTGATCGTCGAGGCGATCGCTCATTGTAACCACTTCGTCACGAATATGACGCAGAAATGCCCCTCGTTCTTCCAGCCGGTCTTTTCGGCAACAAATTCCCTCCCATAGTGGGTTCATCCTGCATTCAGCCTGGATGCGGGATAGGATCGTCCTTCGCTCTCATGCTAGATGAGCGCGGATTTCCCGCGGATATGTCACGCGATGAATGAGTTGAACCCCAGTTTCGCCAAAAGCGCGCCTCTCGACGGCGCGCCGCTCGCCGACGAGACGGCCCGGACCGGCGCCGTGCTGCGCGGTCCGGCCATGCCGCATCTGCTGCGCGACGAGCTGCTCTGCGAGATTTTCGCCGCCCGCGTCGCCGCCAGCCCCAACGCCCTGGCCATGGCGACCTTGGAGCGGCGCTTCACCTATCGCGAGGTCGATGCGGAAGCCGCGGCCATCGCCTGCGGCCTCGCCGCCCGCGACATTGGCCCGGGCGATGTGGTCGGCCTATGGGGCGCGCGTGGGCCGGAGCTGCTGATCGCGCAGATCGCCATCGCCAAGACGGGCGCCGCGTGGCTGCCCTTCGACGCCGACGCGCCGGTCGACCGTATCGCCGTCTGCCTCGCCGACGCCGGCGCCAAGGCGCTGCTGACCTCCGCCGGCTTCGCCGGCAAGGCCGCCCCCGTGGTCTCGGTCGAGACGCTGATCGACGCCGAGATCGCGATTTTCGGCGGCGTCTGCCCTGATCCGCGCGCGCTGGGCGCCACGGGCGACCATCCGGCCTATCTCATCTACACCTCCGGCTCGACGGGAACGCCCAAGGGCATTGTCGTCACCGCGCGCAACATCTGCCATTATCTGCGCTCGGCCAATGAGATCTACCGGATTTCCGCCTCCGATGTGGTGTTCCAGGGCGCTTCCGTCGCCTTCGACCTCTCCATGGAGGAGATCTGGATTCCCTATCTCGCCGGCGCGTCGCTCTTCGTCGCCACGCCGCAGATCATCGGCGAGACCGAGGCGCTGCCCGATATTCTGGAGGAAGCCGGCGTCACCGTGCTCGACACTGTGCCGACGCTGCTCGCCGCCATGCCGCGCGACGTCGCGACGCTGAAGACCATCGTGCTGGGCGGCGAGGCCTGCCCGCCCTCGGTGGCGGAGCGCTGGACCCGCATCGGCCGCACCATCTTCAACAGCTACGGCCCCACCGAGGCGACCGTCGTCGCCACCGTTTCGGAGGTCTGGCCCAATGAGACGGTGACGATCGGCAAGCCGATCCCCAATTACAGCTGCTATGTCGCCGACGAAAATCTGACGCTGCTGCCGCCGGGCGCGGAGGGCGAGCTGCTCATCGGCGGCCCTGGCGTGGCGAGAGGCTATCTGCGCCGCGACGAGCTGACCGCCGAGAAGTTCATCGCCAATCCTTTCTCCTCGGACGGCTCCGATCCGATCCTCTATCGCTCCGGCGACGCGGTGATTCTGGACGAGAACGGCGATCTGCATTTTCGCGGCCGCATCGACGATCAGGTGAAGATCAGGGGTTTCCGCGTCGAGCTGGGCGAGATCGAATCCGCGCTCTCGCGTCTCGACCATATACGTCAGGCGGCCGTCGTTCTGCGCAATGAGAATGGGCTGGACGAGCTCGTCGCCTTTCTCGTCGGCGCGACGGCCGTATCGCCGGACCCACGCGATCTGCGCGCCAAGCTGCGCGAGTTTCTGCCCTCCTATATGGTTCCGGGCCGGTTCGAGGTCGTGACCTCGCTGCCCCGCCTCTCCTCCGGCAAGGTGGACCGCAAGGCGCTGAAGCGGGCGCCGCTCACCGCCCCTCTCATCGACACGGAGGCGCAGGAGGAGCCGCGCACCAAGACGGAGGCCGCGCTGCTCGACGCCGCCAAGCGCGTGCTGCCGCCGGGCGCCATTCCCTTCGACGCGGATTTCTTCACCGATCTCGGCGGCCATTCGCTGCTGGCCGCGCGTTTCGTCTCGGTGGTGCGCGAGACGGCGCATCTTTCCTCGATCACGCTGCAGGACCTCTATTCGGAGCGCAATCTGCGCGCGCTCGCCACACATCTCGACGGCAAGGCGGCGATGGCCGGGCCGCCGCGCGATCTCTCCTTCGCGCCGCCGCCGCTGCTGCGGCGCTTCCTCTGCGGCCTCGCCCAGGCGGCGGCGCTGCCCTTCATCCTCGCCTTCGTCACCTCGCAGTGGCTCGGCGTTTTCGTCTCCTATCAGCTGCTCACCTCGCCGGACGCCAACCTCATCGACGAGGCGGCGGCGCTGCTGGGCGTCTATATGTGCGTCAACATCGCCACTGTGGCGGTGTCGATCCTCGGCAAATGGCTGGTCATCGGCCGCACCAGGCCGGGGCGCTACCCGCTGTGGGGCGTCTATTACTACCGCTGGTGGCTGGCGCAGCGCCTGATGGGCCTCACCCACGCCAAATGGTTCCAGTGCTCGCCCTTGATGCGCCTCTATCTTTCCGCCCTCGGCGCGAAGATCGGCGAGGACGCCATCATCGGCGAGCTGGACGTCGGCGCCATCGATCTCGTCAGCATCGGCGATGGCGCGAGCCTCGGCTCCAAGCTGAAGCTCGCCAACGCCCGCGTCGTCGGCAATGAGCTCATCATCGGGACGATCGAGATCGGCGCGGACGCCTATGTCGGCACCTCCTGCGTGATCGAGGAGAATGTCGTCCTCGGCGAGGGCGCGGCGCTCGAGGATCTGACCTCGGTTCCCGCCGGCTCGCAGATCGGCGCCTATGAGATTTGGGACGGCTCGCCGGCGCGCTACAAGGGCGATGTCGATCCCCGCGCGCTCGATCCGCAATCGACGGCCTCCGCGCCGCAGCGGCTCGCCATGGGCTTCATGTTCACGGTTCTGGCGCTGGCGCTGCCGCCGCTCGGCCTGCTGCCGATCTTCCCGGCCTTTTGGGTGTTCGACCGGTTCGACAATTGGCTCGGCATAACGGATGTCGACCACGTCTATTATCTCGCCGCCATTCCCTTGTTCGCCTGGCCGACGGCTTTCGTGCTGGTGCTCGTCACCGTGGCCTTCATCGTGGCCTTCCGCTGGATCGTGCTGCCGCGCGTCTCGGAGGGGACCTATTCGGTGTGGTCCGGCTTCTATCTGCGCAAATGGGCGGTGGCGCTCGCCACCGAGGTGACGCTGGAGACGCTCTCCTCGCTCTTCGCCACCCTCTACATGCGCACCTGGTACCGGCTGATGGGCGCGAAGATCGGCAAGGATTCGGAGATTTCGACCAATCTCTCCGGCCGTTACGATCTCGTCGAGATCGGCGAGAAATGCTTCATCGCCGATGAGGTGGTGCTCGGCGACGAGGATATGCGCCGCGGCTGGATGTATCTGAAAAAGGTGAAGACCGGCGCGCGCGTCTTCGTTGGCAATGACGCCGTGGTGCCGCCGGGCTCGGAGATTCCCAGTGGCGCGCTGATCGGCATCAAATCCAAGCCGCCGGCCAATAGCGAGCTCTCCGAGGGCGACACCTGGTTCGGCTCGCCGCCGATGAAGCTGCCCGTGCGCCAGACCTTCGACGGCGGCGGCGCCGCCTGGACCTATCAGCCACCCTTCTGGAAAAAAGCCGCGCGCGCCGTCTATGAAGCGATCAACGTCTCGCTGCCGACCATGCTGTTCATCACTTTCGGCACTTGGGCGGTGGAGAGCTTCGGCCAGAAGCTCATCGACGGCGATTATTGGTCGGTGTTCTGGCTCTTCGTGCTGTCGTCGACGCTGATCTCGGTCGGCATGACGCTGGTCGTGGTGGCGGTGAAATGGCTGACCATGGGGCGCTATGAGCCGCAGGTGAAGCCCATGTGGTCCTTCTGGGCCATGCGCACCGAGGCTTGCGCCGTGCTCTATTGGGGCCTCGCCGGCAAAATCCTGCTCGAGCATTTGCGCGGCACGCCCTTCCTGCCCTGGACTCTCCGCCTGTTCGGCTCGAAATTCGGCAAGGGCGTGTTCATGGACATGACCGACATCACCGAATTCGACTGCGTGAGCGTCGGCGATTATGCGGCGCTCAATCAGGTGGCGGCGCTGCAGACGCATCTCTATGAGGACCGGGTGATGAAGGTCGGCCGCGTCGAGATCGGCCGCGGCGTGACCGTCGGCGCCGGCTCCACCGTGCTCTACGACACGCATGTCGGCGATTTCGCCCGGCTCGGCCCGCTCACCGTGGTGATGAAGGGCGAGAAGATCCCGGCGCATTCCGAGTGGATCGGCGCGCCGGCCGAGCCGGCCGCGCCGCCCGCGACGCCGCCCGCTTTGGCGGAGGCGCGACGCGAGACCAGCAAGGCGGCGTGACGCTGGGCATGGAGCGAGCCTTCAGGCTCGCATTCATTCCATCACATGAAGATCAGATCCGTATCTTGCGGCCGCGCGCCGGCCGCGGTCAGCATCGCATGGGTCTGCCCGCGGTGATGGGTCTGATGGTTGAAGAGATGGACGATGACGAGCTTGCGCGGCTTGATGATATCCATCTGCTTGGCGCCCGAATACCAGGAGAAGTCGCCCTCGAGCGCCGCCTCGTCGAAGGCGTCCGCAAAGGCGATCAGCCGCGCGTCCATCGCCGCGCGCTCCGATTTCATGACCGCCCAATCAGCGCGGAAGGAGTCGGAGTCGGCGATCGCCACATTCGGGTTCGGATCGCCGGCGAGGCGGCTCATCCACATGGCGTCCGCCCAGAGCAGATGATTGAGCGTGCCGTGGATCGATTTGAAGAACGCCCCGCGATCGGCGCGCCGCGCCGCATCCGAGAGCGTATCGGCCGCCGCAAAGAGGCTCTCGTTCTGCCAGGCGTTGTAGCGCGCCATTTTCTGCGCGAAGGCGGGAGTGATCATTCGGTCGGGTCCTTGTCGTCGCTCGGCTCTGGCCCGGGCTCGAATTCCCCCGGCCAGAGACGTGCGCCGTGGAATATCGCGAGAATTTCCACCACCTCGGCGCGCACCCTATAGGGCGCCAGAAACGGCGTCCCGGCGATCACCAGCTCTCTGGTTTGCGGAACGCGGCCCGGCCGTCCGAGGCGAGGCTGCTGTGCGAGCGCATCGACGCGCTCGCAAATCCGAGCAATGAGCTTAGCGGCGGCGGCGGGATTGTCGCGCGAAACATAGTCGCCGATCTGCTCGAGATCGCGAAGCGCCGGCCTCGTCCAGAGCACCTTCATGACGGCGAGAGGAACTTCCTTCGCACTCGCGTCACTTCCTCGTCCGAGGCGAAATCGCCACTGTCGGCGGCGGCGAGGCCTTCTATGATCTTTTCCAGCAGCCGAGCGTCGGACGCCACGAAATCTTCGACCGCGCGGGCGACGATCTCGTCACGAGAGCGCGAGGTCTTGCGCGCCATCTCGTCCAAAGCCGCGAGCGTCGGCTCGTCGAGCCGGACGGTGACTGAAGCGGTCATGAGAGCCAAGTCCTGACTGCGCTGAGTTTTCGGCGCAGAGCCTAGACGAAAGAGTCGTTTGCTTCAACGCTCCGCCGCTCCACGCGTTCATCCAATTTGACCCCGCGGCGGGGGGCGCCTACAACCGGCGCTCGGTATAAATTCGATCGGCGCTCCATGTCCCACAACAGCTTCGGCCATCTCTTCCGCATCACCACTTTCGGCGAGAGCCATGGGCCGGCGCTCGGCGTCGTCGTCGACGGCTGCCCGCCGGGGCTGGAGCTGACCGAGGCCGAGATTCAGCTCTTTCTCGACAAGCGCCGTCCTGGCCAGTCGCGCTTCACCACGCAGCGGCAGGAGCCCGACGCGGTGAAGATTCTCTCCGGCGTCTTCGCCGATTCCGCCGGCCGGCAGGTGACGACCGGAACGCCGATCGCGCTGCTGATCGAGAACACCGACCAGCGCTCCAAGGATTATGGCGATATCGCCGAGAAATACCGCCCCGGTCACGCCGATTACGCCTATGACGCGAAATATGGAATTCGCGACTATCGCGGCGGCGGGCGCTCCTCGGCGCGCGA
This window harbors:
- a CDS encoding copper chaperone PCu(A)C yields the protein MFCASGALVLPLALFATATLAAPAAAAIEVERAWCATPPKGVKIGACYLALRNEGKTEDRLLGVEADAAARVEMHVTKIADGVGRMRPLAEGVALPAESVVDFREKGYHLMLVDLRGPLAEGETVRGTLRFERAGEQPVLFHVERPGVP
- a CDS encoding Pls/PosA family non-ribosomal peptide synthetase encodes the protein MNELNPSFAKSAPLDGAPLADETARTGAVLRGPAMPHLLRDELLCEIFAARVAASPNALAMATLERRFTYREVDAEAAAIACGLAARDIGPGDVVGLWGARGPELLIAQIAIAKTGAAWLPFDADAPVDRIAVCLADAGAKALLTSAGFAGKAAPVVSVETLIDAEIAIFGGVCPDPRALGATGDHPAYLIYTSGSTGTPKGIVVTARNICHYLRSANEIYRISASDVVFQGASVAFDLSMEEIWIPYLAGASLFVATPQIIGETEALPDILEEAGVTVLDTVPTLLAAMPRDVATLKTIVLGGEACPPSVAERWTRIGRTIFNSYGPTEATVVATVSEVWPNETVTIGKPIPNYSCYVADENLTLLPPGAEGELLIGGPGVARGYLRRDELTAEKFIANPFSSDGSDPILYRSGDAVILDENGDLHFRGRIDDQVKIRGFRVELGEIESALSRLDHIRQAAVVLRNENGLDELVAFLVGATAVSPDPRDLRAKLREFLPSYMVPGRFEVVTSLPRLSSGKVDRKALKRAPLTAPLIDTEAQEEPRTKTEAALLDAAKRVLPPGAIPFDADFFTDLGGHSLLAARFVSVVRETAHLSSITLQDLYSERNLRALATHLDGKAAMAGPPRDLSFAPPPLLRRFLCGLAQAAALPFILAFVTSQWLGVFVSYQLLTSPDANLIDEAAALLGVYMCVNIATVAVSILGKWLVIGRTRPGRYPLWGVYYYRWWLAQRLMGLTHAKWFQCSPLMRLYLSALGAKIGEDAIIGELDVGAIDLVSIGDGASLGSKLKLANARVVGNELIIGTIEIGADAYVGTSCVIEENVVLGEGAALEDLTSVPAGSQIGAYEIWDGSPARYKGDVDPRALDPQSTASAPQRLAMGFMFTVLALALPPLGLLPIFPAFWVFDRFDNWLGITDVDHVYYLAAIPLFAWPTAFVLVLVTVAFIVAFRWIVLPRVSEGTYSVWSGFYLRKWAVALATEVTLETLSSLFATLYMRTWYRLMGAKIGKDSEISTNLSGRYDLVEIGEKCFIADEVVLGDEDMRRGWMYLKKVKTGARVFVGNDAVVPPGSEIPSGALIGIKSKPPANSELSEGDTWFGSPPMKLPVRQTFDGGGAAWTYQPPFWKKAARAVYEAINVSLPTMLFITFGTWAVESFGQKLIDGDYWSVFWLFVLSSTLISVGMTLVVVAVKWLTMGRYEPQVKPMWSFWAMRTEACAVLYWGLAGKILLEHLRGTPFLPWTLRLFGSKFGKGVFMDMTDITEFDCVSVGDYAALNQVAALQTHLYEDRVMKVGRVEIGRGVTVGAGSTVLYDTHVGDFARLGPLTVVMKGEKIPAHSEWIGAPAEPAAPPATPPALAEARRETSKAA
- a CDS encoding type II toxin-antitoxin system RelE/ParE family toxin; this translates as MKVLWTRPALRDLEQIGDYVSRDNPAAAAKLIARICERVDALAQQPRLGRPGRVPQTRELVIAGTPFLAPYRVRAEVVEILAIFHGARLWPGEFEPGPEPSDDKDPTE
- a CDS encoding CopG family ribbon-helix-helix protein — protein: MTASVTVRLDEPTLAALDEMARKTSRSRDEIVARAVEDFVASDARLLEKIIEGLAAADSGDFASDEEVTRVRRKFLSPS
- a CDS encoding DinB family protein — protein: MITPAFAQKMARYNAWQNESLFAAADTLSDAARRADRGAFFKSIHGTLNHLLWADAMWMSRLAGDPNPNVAIADSDSFRADWAVMKSERAAMDARLIAFADAFDEAALEGDFSWYSGAKQMDIIKPRKLVIVHLFNHQTHHRGQTHAMLTAAGARPQDTDLIFM